Sequence from the Elusimicrobiota bacterium genome:
CCGAGAAAGATTTTTGTACCAATACCTATTGTTTTATACAACGGATCGTTCAGTAACGGCGACAACTGCCCGGCAGAACAATAATTTGCGTTCCCGATTTTTGCTTTCAATACACCCATATATGTATATATAGTTTTGTCACTAAGATTTACCGCAATATTGTAGTTCTGATAAGCATTTCTCATATTAAAAAGTACCGCTTCATTCAAATCCTTAAGATTTATCAGAGTTTCCAACTTCTTACGGGGATAACAATCCGTACCATACGCTGTGGATTCAAGTTTAACATCCTTACCTGCTACAAGGTCATGGATCAAATGCCCGCCTCCGTACTTAAACTCCCCGGGATAAACATTATTCCGTGGATCATTATCAGGCATTGCAGTTGCGCCAATCATAAGATCTACCGCAGCGAACCCGGTATACGCCGGTACATCGTTCAATACACTTCGCCCGCCGCCAAGTTTCATCCTTGGTTTTGTATGCCCAATATTAAAATACGCGCTGCTTGAACACATTGGGCCAAACGTTCCGGTTGTAACAACATCAACATCTTTAGCCGCTTGTGTTACACCTTTTTTGTCGACAATATCTATCATTTCCTCTGCGGTAACAACCACAACCTTCTTGTTTTTAATTTTGTCATTAATCTCCGCAATTGTTTTTGCCATAACTATTTTTTTAAACTCCTTTTCTTAAATTATTTTATATAACTAACTAAACAATGGTGTTGAAATATACCTTTCTCCTGTATCAGGTATTATCACTACGACAACTTTTCCCTTGTTCTGCATTCGATCCGCCAACCCTAACGCTGCAAACATTGCCGCACCGGAAGATATTCCCGCGAGTATCCCTTCTTCTTTAATCAACCGCCGTGCTGTACTGATTGCATCCTCATCGCTTACTTTCACAACCTCGTCGATAATTTTTCGGTTAAGCACGCCAGGGATAAACCCTGCACCAATTCCCTGTATCTTATGCGGTGATGGATTACCTCCGGATAAGACCGGTGATGATGCGGGTTCTACCGCAATAACCTTAACTGATGGTTTATTCTTCTTCAACACTTCCCCAACACCAGTCAGTGTTCCCCCTGTACCGACACCGGCAACGAAGATATCCACATTCCCATCTGTATCACGCCATATTTCTTCCGCCGTAGTCTTCCTATGCGCTTCAGGATTTGCGGGATTATCGAACTGCTGCAGAAGAACATACCGTTTATCCGAAGCAGCTAATTCCTGCGCTTTCATTATAGCACCGGTCATACCTTTCTCCGCTGAAGTCAATACAATCTCCGCACCTAATGCTTTAAGCAACGCGCGGCGTTCAACACTCATAGATTCAGGCATTGTGAGTATCAGTTTGTATCCTTTCACTGCGCATACAAACGCCAGGCCAATACCGGTATTCCCTGATGTCGGTTCAATAACGCTACCACCCTGCCGTAATTTAC
This genomic interval carries:
- a CDS encoding homocysteine biosynthesis protein, with product MAKTIAEINDKIKNKKVVVVTAEEMIDIVDKKGVTQAAKDVDVVTTGTFGPMCSSSAYFNIGHTKPRMKLGGGRSVLNDVPAYTGFAAVDLMIGATAMPDNDPRNNVYPGEFKYGGGHLIHDLVAGKDVKLESTAYGTDCYPRKKLETLINLKDLNEAVLFNMRNAYQNYNIAVNLSDKTIYTYMGVLKAKIGNANYCSAGQLSPLLNDPLYKTIGIGTKIFLGGGVGYVAWNGTQHNPSVTRGDNDVPRGGAGTLAVIGDLKQMKPDWLVGVSFLGYGASLAVGLGVPIPVLDESVAKHTSVRDSEIYAQIVDYSDNYPNIKPGSVGEADYASLRKGSIEINGQKVHTASLSSYPKAVEIAETLKSWIANGEFLLTQPVAQLPGRESGVKFKFLNERV
- the cysK gene encoding cysteine synthase A; this translates as MMKIAKDVTELIGNTPLVQINRLVKPETAQVLAKLEYFNPCSSIKDRIGYEMINAAEKSGKLRQGGSVIEPTSGNTGIGLAFVCAVKGYKLILTMPESMSVERRALLKALGAEIVLTSAEKGMTGAIMKAQELAASDKRYVLLQQFDNPANPEAHRKTTAEEIWRDTDGNVDIFVAGVGTGGTLTGVGEVLKKNKPSVKVIAVEPASSPVLSGGNPSPHKIQGIGAGFIPGVLNRKIIDEVVKVSDEDAISTARRLIKEEGILAGISSGAAMFAALGLADRMQNKGKVVVVIIPDTGERYISTPLFS